In Palleronia sp. LCG004, a single window of DNA contains:
- the speE gene encoding polyamine aminopropyltransferase, whose product MREMDGWSVERLHAHHSQALRVERVLYDSETEHQRLRVIENGTFGRVLTLDGVVQVTEADNFIYHEMLTHVPIFAHGAARRVLVIGGGDGGMAREALRHPLDEVVMVEIDGGVVDFSKEYLPTISDGAFDDPRLDLRIADGAEFMRDTEGGFDVIIVDSTDPVGPGEVLFTDHFYGHAKRALAPGGILVTQNGVPFMQGSELTGTLRAFGTLFSDASCYLATVPTYAGGPMAFGWGTDGDARHVPLETIETRVRESGLDFGYYTAEVHKAAFALPGYVKRLLP is encoded by the coding sequence ATGAGAGAGATGGACGGCTGGAGCGTGGAGCGCCTTCACGCGCATCATTCGCAGGCGCTGCGCGTGGAGCGCGTGCTCTACGACAGCGAGACGGAGCACCAGCGGCTGCGGGTGATCGAGAACGGCACGTTCGGACGGGTCCTGACGCTCGACGGTGTGGTGCAGGTGACCGAGGCCGACAATTTCATCTACCACGAGATGCTGACCCATGTGCCGATCTTCGCCCATGGCGCGGCGCGGCGGGTCCTCGTCATCGGGGGCGGCGACGGCGGCATGGCACGCGAGGCCCTGCGCCATCCGCTCGACGAGGTGGTGATGGTCGAGATCGACGGCGGCGTCGTCGATTTCTCGAAGGAATACCTGCCCACGATCTCGGACGGGGCGTTCGACGATCCGCGGCTCGATCTGCGGATCGCCGACGGGGCCGAGTTCATGCGCGACACGGAGGGCGGGTTCGACGTCATCATCGTCGATTCGACCGATCCCGTCGGGCCGGGAGAGGTGCTTTTCACCGACCATTTCTACGGCCATGCGAAGCGCGCGCTGGCCCCGGGCGGGATCCTCGTCACGCAGAACGGCGTGCCGTTCATGCAGGGATCCGAGTTGACCGGCACGCTGCGTGCGTTCGGCACGCTTTTCTCGGATGCGAGTTGCTATCTCGCGACGGTGCCGACCTATGCGGGCGGACCGATGGCCTTCGGATGGGGCACGGACGGAGATGCGCGGCACGTCCCGCTCGAGACGATCGAGACGCGCGTGCGCGAGAGCGGCCTCGATTTCGGCTATTACACC